The genomic interval AGCCAGCGACCTGATTCCTTCCCTTTCCTTCCTTCCAGCATGCAGTAGTACGGACGCATGCAGGCAGGCAACCACCAATCTGTATCTGTAATCAGCATGCTCCATGCTTGCTTGTTTCGGTTGCAGAAAACAGGAGGATTGTCTTGTTCGTTTGCAAGCATGGCAAAGGCCAGCAACAACCAATCCCCCCGGCCATATATGCATGACGGACTGTAGATTTGTTCATATCTACATGCATGATCTGATTATCCTATCATTATCTGCCTCTGATTTTAATTATGCAGAGTTGTTTTCACAGGGATGGCACTCCATTTCTTTCTTATACCGAGTtctgaattctttttttttgttacacgAAAAACACATACGCACGTACAACATTACACACGTATAACGTATAGCGCGCTCACACCTATTATTACAGTCCCCTAACATGCGCTCAAAGAGACAAAGACCAACGTCAATTCCTTGGCCTCATTAAAATCCTATTGAAAACGCACCCATGTATACATAATATTCGTGGGCACCTGAATTTTTCTATTGaccacatgcatgatgcatttGTACAACTGTTCATCAGCAGAAAGGTGCTACGGTTAGTATGGACCTCCAGttgactactactactactacaactgTACAGTGAAGGACTGAACTGATCTGATCACCAGCTATACTGGTATCAATGTAGGTACAGGTAGTATGCATATGTATGTAGGAGTGAGCAACTTAGCATTCCGTATCAGTGTAGGGTTGGATCGACGTGTTCACTGCAACAACCATACCAGCAACAACCTTCCTCCATCTTGCACTGCACTATCACACTACCTCTTTTAGTCATCTCCTCTTTTCAATTCgcttgccttttcttttcttagtgCTCCAGAATCGCTTGCACCCCACTCCAGAGATCGATgtcgatctcctcctcttctcctgctgctgctaatTCTCTCCAAGAACTGAACTGCACCTGGTTGGTTGTTGGCTATAGCTCCAATTCTGCAGCTGCAGATCAACTGATGCAACAATTCAGCATCAGCATGTCTGAACTCTCAACTCTGAAGAGGCCTTGCATTCTGGACCCATTTCTGCATGGCAAGCTTGGTCTTGAAGGCAAGACAAGGATTCATGTGGCCGTTTGTTTATTGTGACAAATGTTTCTGCTTCTGCCAATGCGTGCGTACAAGTATTTCTCCTTTATAATGTCTGTCTGCTTCGGCAGCATGTGAACAATCCCTTTCTTGTTTTCCAAATGGGATTAAAGAAGAACCAGGTGGTTGGGTTGGAGCAGATTCAGAGACTTGCTAACCTTATGCAAATCAATTTAAATTATACTACTTGAAGTTGATTCATATTGAAGATTACGAAGTTGACTCTGGAGGAGATCCAGTCCAGGGTAGATGGATAAATCAATCCATCACTTTTACCCTTTATACCtgctagattttgctatgaacTGTACTGTCGGCTGGCTGTGGTAAGGTTCATTCTTGTCAACCTTGCTACCTGCTTCACCCTGAACATTTTCCTGACCtatcaagtaaaaaaaacagagaggaaaaaaagacgCAATTATTAGGgaatgatctaatatcaaataattagaaggggtgaggcttcgaacccagtcgtctagcccaccaccttgtggagctagctggAAAACCCCCGGATATTTCTCCAGAGAGAATATGTTTATCTAGATAAAAAGATGCTAATACTATCTTAACATGGATGTCACAAGTGTCAGGTGCACTtaggtttgaattttttttttcaagtgctAGCATGAGACATCCAAGAGAGAATTTATGTAACTTTCAAGTGTTAGGAATGTTGTACACCATGAAAGAGAGGAAGATACACTGTTGATCATCATCATGCACCAGCACTAGCAAAGCAGCAATGACAAAATTAACAAATCCAAAGGCAATCAAAGAGTACATGATACATGTACAATCCCCTCTAGTAGGTCCTAAACAAAGATAATCTGGATCACAAATCTCAAACTGAGGATACCATACCATACTCTACCACGTACAGATCTCTGTCTGTCTCTACTTTCTCTCTGTCCTTCTCTCTCACCAAACCTCAACTTTCCCCTTCTTTCAGGCCTCCCCCTCTATATAAGCTGCCAATCATGCATCCTTGGCAACAAAGCCAAAAACCCAAGAAAGGAGACACTGATCATTCTTGCCATATATTCTACCataatacatacatatacacacaatTTCTGTATATATTTCTTGCTAACCATTGTTGCTGCtagttgcttcttcttcttctcctctacCTTGTCATCGTCCGTAGTAGAAGTAATCAAGAATTCAAGATTCTCAttggctgctgctgccatgAAGGAACGCCGCGGCAGCGCCGGCGTCTTCCCCTTCTCCATCGGCTGCATGTCGCAgtccgccgtcgacgtcgccgaccCGCACGACAAgaagtcgacgacgacgacgcagaacgacccttcctcctcctccgcctccgccgccgccatggccgccgccgcacagagTGAGTTCTTGATCACCGAGTAGTACTGAAGATGATAACATCAATCTTTTCAACGAAATCATTAGAGTACGTAGCTGCTAACCTGCAATTGATCAAAAGGCGcggaggaagaaggcggcggcgagaaggtgaaaggcgccacggcggcggcggcggcggcggtggcgtcctcTGGCATCGTGGCCACCGGCGTGCAGCGGCTGATCAAGGGGATCAAGAGCCTGTCCCAGATTTTCGCCATgtacgacgacgaggaggaagacgaagaggagagggagatggtgATCGGGTACCCGACCGACGTGCAGCACGTCGGCCACATCGGGTGGGACGGCATGAACAAGGTCGGAGGCATGGTGAACGCCTTCTCCCTcccatcctccctctccctccgacAGCTCGAGATGGCCATGGAAGCAGCTCATGCCTGAACTGAACACACACTGCAACTCTGAATTCTCAGTCTCCTCTCCTTGCTGGCTTGCTGCAGTATTAGCTAGCAAAAGAAAAGCATTATTACTGCTGCATCAtgaatccatgcatgcatgcaactgaTGAATGATTAACAACATGCAGGCATGGGGTAGTGCTCTTGATTTGATTTGCATATTGATTAGTAGTTTCCATGTGGCTGTGTTGAACATCATTTCAATTCTCTGAATGAATTggtactacatgcatgcatgcatggctgtgtttccttcttcttcttctttttttttttggtttggccTTCAATTCATTTGGTTGGGCATCAACGTGTTCAGTAGTGTGTACATAGTTACATGGGCATGTGAACCTGTACAAATTGTCATCAACGATATTGACAGTGCTTGCTATCTGTAATAATCTCTACATGTGAGCTTCATAATCTTCTTCTTTtgttctctctccccttttcttctaGCTCTCTGCTGCTTTCTGTTAGCATGTGATCCTAGGGATTAACTGTTCTTGTGTAATTGTCTTGTCAGTAGCTAGCTACTGATGGTAATAAATTTGCTGCTAGAAACACCACATTAATCATGCATTCAAGTCTCTGGTGGCTCAGCAACGCCGGTGTGCGACCAAGCGTACACGCATCTACTGGAGAATGTACTGTTGCTGCACTGCATccagctaattaattactagctaATTACCAGTTGATTCCAATTATGAGCGCAATTTGGTTAAGTAATTAAGGCTGGTACACGTAGTaccacagctagctagcttacaCAAGTGACAGCtactgtacttttttttttcggttgcTCATCACACGTCGagaaaatgacaaggcagaTTGGCAATACACCACACTGCTTTGTCGGTAGCTTTAGAATTGCCAACGAGGAAAAATACCAGACACGTATTGCCACCAAATTTTGTAATTCctgtaaaaaaaactgaactgtTTCCTATGCAATTCGGGCGAAATTCTGTAATGATATGGGTAGCAGGAAGTAGAAAAGAAGCATGTCATTTTCGAATTGTGATCATGGCTCCTGTTAGATGATTAACTAATCTCACCAACCATGAATTAATAATAGGCACTGTTGCTACGTGACTCAATTGCTAGTAGCTTCTGTTTATGAATTTAGTTGCACTTCTTTTTCGGACAAACTAGGAGATAACAAAGGTTATTAATCAGTTGATGCGAACAAGCATATCTTTGATGTGATGTTTCGTTTTTATCAGTTAAGTTAAATGACGATATTAGTAGTACCAGGCTACCAAAATGTACGACAATTAGTGGAATGTCAGCGACAGTCTAATTGATTAAGAAGCATGATTAATTAGTCAGACTACTAAAACAACTATTTCGTTTTTCATGTGGCaaataattatgttttttttagaaaatgaagGTATCTTAAATTCATCACTCTACGTTAACACGATTTATCTTATGCCTACGCTAGAAAGACAGCCCCATGTGTCATCCTCTGAGGATATGTTACTTTTAATGGAAATATGAAGAGTACAGATGCTGCATGATTGTTTATCACAGTAAGTTTGGATTACATGAGATCAATCAGtccaaaaaatagtttttctgtGATTACATGATTGAGAGCAAAACAAACAGTACAGTGGGGGCACAGAGTTAGCTCTCAAGTCCTTGTTGTTTATGGTGAGCTCACTTCTGGCAAAAAGCCAACCCGTGACAAACCTAACTGCATCATCACCACATTACTTCTTGGTTGGTGATTGCAATTTATAAGTGGATTAAGCACTAAATTAATTCTAGCAACTAAATCTGCTACTTTAGTATCATGCCCTCAACCCCTGAGCACCAGGTTTGAGTGGTCTTTAATTTGCAAGTATTGCTTTGTATTTAGCTGTTCTAGACTTCTAGTACTAGAAATGAATATATAAATGGTCACTGCAATGATGTGCTATAAGCTGATTCTTTTGGTACACGCTGTAGAACACTCGTGAATTCTTGAGTTGATGTTGAAACTTACAAGAGCAGCTAGATTCCTTGATCGATCAACCTCTCAACATGCTTCTGGAGAACCATGCAGGTGTGCAAACTTGTACCTGATGCTATGTTCAGATTGAGGCTTCCGCTTCCGTTCTGGAGAGGAAAGCTAAAAAGGTAAAGAGACGTACAGCAATTGTTACTTACCGgctaatttatttgttttcttgaaGAGACATAGAGAAAAAGAAGGATATCATTACATTCCAAGGCACTTCAGACGAAAGGTTGCCGCTTCTGTGGTTCGTGCTCCATACTTCATACTCACATAGATGATAGATCACATGCCATAGACCATATTCATATTTTGGTTCCATGTTGCAGCTTGACAACTAATATTTTCCTTCTCAGAACACGAAATGTGATGCGATCATTTGGCCAAGTGACCAGTCCCATCTTTTACATGATTGTTGTTCATATCTGTGGTTCTGAGAGATATCTTGAAACAATAGCAGAGTCATCAGTTCACACGTTGCATACCATAATGGACTTGAGCTCACCATCAGCTGCTCCACTGGTTGCTATGCCGTTGTCCCTGACATCCATCAAGTATGACAGTGAATCCTGCGTTACTATCTCACCTGGGATCAGCACCGGGATACCTGGTGGATAAGGGCAGATAAGCTCACCACAAATCTCACCAAGGCTATCCTCGATGGACACTCTCCTCTTCTTTAAAAAGAAGGCCTCCCTTGGTGTCAACTTGATGGAGAACTTGTCCAGTGGGCTACTAGCAGGATTCTCTTTTCTGGAACTGGACCCATTTTCAGAGAAGTATTTTTCTGACAGATGCTTTACAGAATGTACAAGCCTCTGAACA from Oryza glaberrima chromosome 3, OglaRS2, whole genome shotgun sequence carries:
- the LOC127765339 gene encoding CRIB domain-containing protein RIC4-like is translated as MKERRGSAGVFPFSIGCMSQSAVDVADPHDKKSTTTTQNDPSSSSASAAAMAAAAQSAEEEGGGEKVKGATAAAAAAVASSGIVATGVQRLIKGIKSLSQIFAMYDDEEEDEEEREMVIGYPTDVQHVGHIGWDGMNKVGGMVNAFSLPSSLSLRQLEMAMEAAHA